A stretch of Arachis hypogaea cultivar Tifrunner chromosome 15, arahy.Tifrunner.gnm2.J5K5, whole genome shotgun sequence DNA encodes these proteins:
- the LOC140179437 gene encoding uncharacterized protein: MMPPAHPKSLYRTLLLISSTRDRWSVVDVVLENMGFGKKWREWIRVSLTTASMSILVNGTPTIPFKLHKGLRQGDPLSPFLFVLVGQVLNSMLRRLSEIGRIKPLEIGRDKIQISHLQFADDTILFCPCDVESMTNYKRIFQGFEIMSSLKINYDKSVVIGINCGEETIDEACGILECNKAILSIRYLGIPLGANPKRVKTWDPIIKKVKERLKGWEGKFLTKVGKLVLIKAVLNSLPMYYLSMFKISKAVAARLFLYSRDFFGLRQMVERVCRRFNKEECLSGGGGSIRRNVRFGRKVVWSCNNLDGGMSFENQNLKRTGGVWADIGNIRMSESSLVDIYQEGLQLQVGNETKTKFWHDLWVQEGRLKEVFPSLYRVTLNKECSISECDIWDGYIWRWSLQWRRALWEWEEQDLVKLLVILSKIGIRQEEVDTLKWKHHKQGSS, encoded by the exons ATGATGCCTCCTGCTCACCCAAAATCCCTATATAGAACACTACTGCTTATTTCGTCTACTAG GGACAGATGGAGTGTTGTGGATGTAGTGTTGGAGAATATGGGGTTCGGAAAAAAGTGGAGAGAGTGGATTCGTGTGAGCCTCACGACAGCATCCATGTCTATTTTAGTGAACGGAACACCAACCATTCCATTTAAGCTACATAAGGGCTTACGTCAGGGTGATCCATTATCCCcatttttatttgttctagttgGTCAAGTGTTGAATAGTATGCTTAGAAGGTTGTCTGAAATTGGGAGAATAAAACCATTGGAGATAGGTAGAGACAAGATACAAATCTCACACTTACAGTTCGCAGACGACACAATCTTGTTTTGTCCTTGTGACGTTGAGTCTATGACGAACTATAAGAGGATCTTTCAGGGTTTTGAGATTATGTCTAGTCTAAAGATCAATTATGACAAATCTGTGGTCATTGGCATAAACTGTGGAGAGGAGACAATTGATGAAGCGTGTGGTATCTTGGAGTGCAACAAAGCTATACTTTCGATCCGGTATTTGGGGATTCCTCTAGGGGCGAATCCAAAACGTGTGAAGACATGGGATCCTATTATAAAGAAGGTAAAGGAAAGACTTAAGGGTTGGGAAGGAAAGTTTTTAACAAAGGTAGGTAAACTAGTCCTTATAAAGGCTGTCCTAAATAGCCTTCCTATGTATTACCTTAGCATGTTCAAAATTTCTAAGGCTGTTGCTGCAAGATTGTTTCTCTATAGTCGAGATTTTTTTGGGTTAAGGCAGATGGTGGAAAGGGTATGCCGAAG GTTCAATAAGGAGGaatgtttaagtggtggtggaggttcAATAAGGAGAAATGTCCGCTTTGGAAGAAAAGTAGTTTGGTCTTGCAATAACCTTGATGGTGGTATGtcttttgaaaatcaaaatttgaagAGAACTGGGGGTGTATGGGCTGACATTGGCAACATACGTATGAGTGAGAGCAGTCTTGTGGATATATATCAAGAGGGTCTTCAATTGCAAGTGGGTAACGAAACTAAAACCAAATTCTGGCACGACCTTTGGGTACAGGAAGGTAGATTGAAAGAGGTATTCCCAAGTCTTTACAGGGTGACGCTGAACAAGGAGTGCTCAATCAGTGAGTGTGACATTTGGGATGGTTATATTTGGAGATGGAGCCTACAATGGAGAAGAGCTTTATGGGAATGGGAAGAACAAGACCTTGTAAAGCTTCTTGTAATTTTGTCAAAAATCGGAATTAGACAAGAAGAGGTGGACACTTTGAAATGGAAGCATCACAAGCAAG GTTCATCTTGA